The Candidatus Eremiobacteraceae bacterium genome contains a region encoding:
- a CDS encoding energy transducer TonB, with protein MTRVDVTALLASLGAALLIAAASPATNSAMQSPAQAASLPPAASPSPQILSLGGVVIGHSVLDVVKWIGPPDVLRTTDVGHEWQWVDAGGLDREVLADDDMIVRQVLVAEPASIPGSKPPPIVQPAEFAALHVSADEAGAAIAKAGGEMIAEPDPSVRAWSLSGGVVVEELESGRVGQLLALDDLSARNLGYLSPAPFASVPLARRAPVMTNEFIVPYPDDAARDGIEGTVVLRVVIGANAGVERADIVVSSRNDEIDAAAVQSAKKSTYRPAQCDGTPCRGVYFDLQSYTLIR; from the coding sequence GTGACGCGGGTTGACGTGACTGCGTTGCTCGCATCGTTGGGCGCCGCGCTGCTGATCGCGGCGGCTTCGCCCGCGACGAACAGCGCGATGCAGTCGCCGGCGCAGGCCGCATCGCTGCCGCCGGCTGCATCGCCGTCGCCGCAGATTCTCTCGCTCGGCGGCGTGGTGATCGGGCACTCGGTACTCGACGTCGTGAAATGGATCGGTCCTCCGGACGTCTTGCGCACGACGGATGTCGGCCACGAATGGCAATGGGTTGATGCGGGCGGTCTCGATCGTGAGGTGCTCGCCGACGACGACATGATCGTGCGGCAGGTCTTGGTCGCAGAGCCGGCGTCGATTCCGGGCAGCAAGCCCCCGCCGATCGTCCAGCCTGCGGAGTTCGCAGCGCTGCACGTGAGCGCCGACGAAGCGGGCGCCGCGATCGCGAAAGCAGGCGGTGAGATGATCGCGGAACCGGATCCGTCCGTCAGAGCATGGTCGCTTTCGGGCGGCGTCGTGGTCGAAGAACTGGAGTCGGGTCGGGTTGGGCAGCTGCTTGCTCTCGACGACCTTTCCGCCCGCAATCTCGGATATCTGTCGCCCGCTCCATTCGCCTCTGTGCCGCTTGCCCGGAGAGCGCCGGTCATGACGAACGAATTCATCGTGCCGTATCCCGACGACGCAGCGCGCGATGGTATCGAGGGGACAGTCGTCCTGCGCGTCGTCATCGGAGCGAATGCCGGCGTCGAGCGTGCGGACATCGTCGTCTCTTCCCGCAACGATGAGATCGATGCGGCTGCGGTGCAAAGCGCGAAGAAGTCCACCTACCGGCCGGCGCAATGCGACGGCACGCCTTGCCGCGGCGTGTACTTCGATCTGCAGAGTTACACGCTGATCCGCTGA
- a CDS encoding ABC transporter ATP-binding protein → MSVVVAGRSLGVRYGERLVFDDVDLDLTAGKLVVLVGPNGSGKSSLLRALAGIQRPTSGTVHRDAATLLIGSQAAPPPDVTPRDLAGYGLALRRPWYRFAPSIEEDDAVDAALARTGLTDRASDAIGEMSAGEVQRAWIAAALATKVGALLVDEPTSHLDLRYQIDVLNTLRALTADGVAVAAAVHDLSLAARFGDIVCILAGGTLIAGTPESVLTPEILSRAYDVEVSVHRHPVWGFLLCTPSSDVRSRT, encoded by the coding sequence ATGAGCGTCGTGGTGGCCGGCCGGTCGCTCGGCGTGCGCTACGGCGAGCGGCTCGTTTTCGATGACGTCGATCTCGACTTGACGGCGGGGAAACTCGTCGTCCTCGTCGGCCCGAACGGATCCGGCAAATCGAGTCTCTTGCGAGCGCTCGCCGGCATTCAAAGACCGACGTCCGGTACCGTGCATCGCGATGCGGCGACGCTGCTCATCGGCTCCCAAGCCGCGCCGCCGCCGGACGTCACACCGCGAGATCTCGCCGGATACGGTCTCGCGCTTCGGCGGCCGTGGTACCGGTTTGCACCCTCGATCGAAGAAGATGATGCTGTCGACGCGGCGCTCGCGCGGACCGGATTGACCGACCGCGCGAGCGATGCCATCGGCGAGATGAGCGCCGGCGAGGTTCAGCGCGCGTGGATCGCCGCCGCGCTCGCGACGAAGGTCGGTGCGCTGCTCGTCGACGAGCCGACGTCGCATCTCGATCTGCGCTATCAGATCGACGTGCTGAACACACTGCGCGCGTTGACGGCTGACGGCGTCGCTGTCGCAGCCGCCGTGCACGACCTTTCACTCGCCGCTCGCTTCGGCGACATCGTCTGCATCCTCGCCGGCGGCACTTTGATCGCTGGAACGCCTGAATCTGTTTTGACACCGGAAATCCTTTCGCGTGCCTACGACGTCGAAGTGAGCGTCCACCGTCATCCGGTATGGGGTTTTCTGTTGTGCACGCCATCCTCAGATGTAAGGAGCCGAACATGA
- a CDS encoding iron ABC transporter permease, whose protein sequence is MTSRRIGANYPFRLFALALFALGLAAAGLFYGPVALDPAQVIGALLHPGRTDLAATIVWEIRLPRVLIGICVGAGLGVAGAMLQMLFRNALVDPYISGVSAGAALAAVAALSLSASFAMIPAYAFAGGIACAIVVAFVGASGGADGNLRLVLAGVAISALCAAIVTLVLLAAGEAGGRSVIGWLAGGIGGRGWPELSWVAIYLAVGFAASVFALRDLNALRLGTVAAAGFGLNVDAARLRVLAIAALITAACVAVSGVVGFVGLMVPHTMRRLVGGDARRLLPACAAGGACIVLLADALARTIAAPAEVPLGVVLAFAGVPFFLIVARRPVEI, encoded by the coding sequence ATGACTTCGCGGCGCATCGGCGCCAACTACCCATTTCGTCTCTTTGCGCTTGCGCTTTTCGCGCTCGGCCTTGCTGCGGCCGGACTGTTCTACGGTCCGGTGGCGCTCGATCCGGCGCAAGTCATCGGCGCGTTGCTGCACCCGGGCCGCACGGACCTCGCTGCGACGATCGTGTGGGAGATCAGATTACCGCGCGTTCTGATCGGCATATGTGTCGGCGCCGGGCTCGGAGTCGCAGGCGCGATGTTGCAGATGCTCTTCCGCAATGCGCTCGTCGACCCGTACATCAGCGGCGTGTCGGCCGGCGCGGCGCTCGCCGCGGTCGCCGCCCTCTCGCTCTCCGCGTCCTTCGCGATGATTCCAGCCTATGCGTTCGCGGGCGGCATCGCATGCGCGATAGTCGTCGCCTTCGTCGGCGCGAGCGGCGGCGCGGACGGCAATCTGCGGCTCGTGCTAGCCGGGGTGGCCATCTCCGCGCTATGCGCAGCGATCGTGACGCTCGTGCTCCTCGCAGCCGGGGAAGCGGGCGGACGATCGGTGATTGGCTGGCTCGCCGGCGGGATCGGCGGTCGGGGCTGGCCCGAGCTGAGCTGGGTCGCCATCTATCTCGCCGTGGGATTTGCGGCATCGGTTTTTGCGTTGCGCGATCTCAATGCGCTCCGGTTAGGGACGGTCGCCGCCGCAGGCTTCGGGCTGAACGTCGATGCGGCGCGGTTACGCGTCCTTGCCATTGCGGCGCTCATAACCGCCGCATGCGTGGCGGTGAGCGGCGTCGTCGGATTCGTCGGGCTCATGGTTCCCCACACGATGCGCCGCCTTGTCGGCGGCGACGCGCGCCGCTTGCTGCCGGCGTGCGCAGCAGGCGGCGCGTGCATCGTGCTGCTCGCCGACGCGCTCGCGCGCACGATCGCCGCGCCGGCAGAGGTACCGCTCGGCGTGGTGCTCGCGTTTGCCGGCGTGCCTTTCTTTCTGATCGTCGCGCGCCGGCCGGTGGAGATATGA
- a CDS encoding FAD binding domain-containing protein, with product MIARPLEYFEPHFLEEALVVLDRFDGRARALAGGTRLVPELRTGLGDVEALVNLKRIAELHAVTAENGTLSIGALTTAAGLCADAAVLKDAPLLAYAASTLGSVQVRTLATLGGNICCGDPASDLTTALLALDATCCVASLASGERRIALEDLLVPGGADLRAGEVLTRILVPISRAVFAYRKMATRRGFEMALVAVAVALERAGTRVERVRIALAGAGPTCLRAPRSERRALDALAGPSDLDAVAALAADHDSAPQSDLRASALYRRQLIRVLTRRCLDDVRAVPS from the coding sequence ATGATCGCGCGCCCGCTCGAGTATTTCGAGCCGCATTTCCTGGAAGAGGCTCTCGTCGTTCTCGACCGCTTTGACGGACGCGCGCGAGCGCTGGCCGGCGGCACGCGACTCGTGCCCGAGCTGCGCACGGGTCTCGGCGACGTCGAGGCACTCGTCAACCTCAAGCGCATTGCTGAACTGCACGCGGTGACGGCGGAAAATGGCACGCTCTCCATCGGCGCGCTCACGACGGCCGCCGGACTTTGCGCCGATGCTGCAGTCCTCAAGGACGCACCGTTGCTCGCCTATGCGGCTTCGACCCTTGGGTCCGTTCAAGTCCGCACGCTTGCGACGCTCGGCGGCAATATCTGCTGCGGCGACCCCGCCTCTGATCTCACGACGGCATTGCTCGCCCTTGACGCGACGTGCTGCGTGGCGTCGCTCGCGTCCGGCGAACGGCGGATCGCGCTGGAAGATCTCCTGGTCCCCGGCGGAGCCGACCTGCGAGCAGGCGAGGTCTTGACGCGCATCCTCGTCCCGATCAGTCGCGCGGTCTTCGCGTATCGCAAGATGGCGACGCGTCGCGGATTCGAAATGGCGCTGGTCGCGGTCGCGGTCGCGCTCGAGCGCGCCGGCACACGCGTCGAGCGCGTTCGGATCGCGCTCGCCGGGGCCGGGCCAACGTGCCTGCGCGCACCGCGCTCCGAACGACGGGCGCTCGACGCGTTGGCGGGTCCTTCCGACCTCGACGCCGTGGCAGCGCTGGCCGCCGATCACGACAGCGCGCCGCAGTCCGACCTTCGTGCAAGCGCGCTCTATCGCAGGCAGCTGATCCGCGTTCTGACACGGCGCTGCCTGGACGACGTGCGGGCGGTGCCCTCATGA
- a CDS encoding helical backbone metal receptor translates to MRALALCLAMCSLCTVLASCAPHTKTRVSPSTGPRIISLAPSLTEIAFAIGCGNRLVADTVFDDYPAASRTLPHVADTRTANLELVAALKPTTVVALHDQELEGSPIARQLGIPVLYLPNRDLGDLNADIEGVGRACSRTTQAAALARSLDRRIAAIADAARAKRRPRVLYLLGLPGFAAGRHSFLGDMIEAAGGENVAASSGEPYPDLNAEAIVRADPDIIVVAADTPFDKDVQAQMPWRALRAVRDGAVLRPPSDDIMERNGPRIVDGLAWLHTALAHRSYNRSYNEGADARRPSHS, encoded by the coding sequence ATGCGGGCACTGGCGCTCTGTCTTGCCATGTGCTCGCTGTGCACGGTGCTCGCGTCGTGTGCTCCGCATACCAAGACACGTGTGTCCCCAAGCACCGGTCCGCGCATCATCTCGCTTGCTCCCTCCCTCACGGAGATCGCGTTTGCGATCGGCTGCGGGAACCGCCTCGTGGCCGACACCGTGTTCGACGACTACCCCGCCGCATCGCGCACCTTGCCGCACGTGGCGGACACGCGAACGGCGAATCTCGAGCTTGTCGCGGCGCTGAAGCCCACCACCGTCGTCGCGTTGCACGACCAGGAGCTGGAAGGGTCGCCGATCGCACGGCAACTCGGAATTCCAGTCTTGTATCTGCCGAACCGTGATCTCGGCGATCTCAACGCGGATATAGAAGGCGTAGGGCGCGCGTGCAGCCGGACGACGCAAGCGGCTGCGCTCGCAAGGTCCCTCGACCGGAGGATAGCGGCGATCGCAGACGCAGCACGCGCAAAGCGGCGGCCGCGCGTGCTCTATCTTCTTGGGCTGCCGGGGTTTGCGGCCGGCCGGCATTCGTTCTTGGGCGATATGATCGAGGCGGCAGGAGGAGAGAACGTCGCGGCTTCGAGCGGCGAGCCGTATCCGGATCTCAACGCCGAGGCGATCGTGCGCGCCGATCCCGACATCATCGTCGTGGCGGCCGACACGCCGTTCGACAAAGATGTCCAAGCGCAGATGCCGTGGCGAGCGTTACGAGCGGTGCGCGACGGCGCAGTGCTCCGGCCGCCGTCCGACGACATCATGGAACGCAACGGACCGCGCATCGTCGACGGGCTTGCGTGGCTTCACACCGCCTTAGCGCATCGTTCGTATAATCGTTCGTATAATGAAGGGGCCGACGCTCGTCGGCCCTCGCATTCGTAA
- a CDS encoding (2Fe-2S)-binding protein yields the protein MMQSIHCVVNGEPHDLLVHPLEPLLETLRVRLRMAGTKEGCSTGYCGACTVLLDGSPVNACLLLTVDADRHAITTIEGLARDGVLAAVQAAFVANSGLQCGYCTPGMILSASALLAVDRDPSEAAIRAAIAGNICRCTGYQSIVASVREAGQKIRAAGDAHDTPQPRPVIRSRA from the coding sequence ATGATGCAATCCATCCACTGTGTCGTCAACGGCGAACCACACGATCTGCTCGTGCATCCGCTTGAGCCGCTGCTCGAGACGTTGCGCGTGCGGCTTCGCATGGCAGGCACAAAGGAAGGCTGCAGCACCGGCTATTGCGGCGCCTGCACGGTGCTGCTCGACGGCAGCCCAGTCAACGCGTGCTTGCTCCTAACGGTCGACGCAGACCGGCACGCGATCACGACGATCGAAGGTCTCGCGCGCGACGGCGTGCTCGCTGCCGTTCAGGCCGCGTTTGTCGCCAATAGCGGATTGCAATGCGGCTACTGCACGCCGGGCATGATCTTGTCCGCCAGTGCGCTGCTTGCGGTGGATCGTGATCCTTCTGAAGCCGCGATCCGCGCCGCAATCGCCGGCAACATCTGCCGCTGCACGGGATATCAGTCGATCGTCGCCTCGGTGCGTGAAGCGGGGCAGAAAATTCGCGCCGCAGGCGACGCGCACGACACGCCGCAGCCGCGTCCGGTGATCAGGAGTCGTGCATGA
- a CDS encoding TonB-dependent receptor has protein sequence MSRSIAVLLCTLFVWFCAAQASASPAPSPSPSASPRSKPLDTVVVTAQRHPGTIGATSRETWVLDAKDLDRLGVSSVADALRFVPGITVKDAGTAGSLQSVFLRGASSTQTLVLVDGRPINDPDTGQVDFSSLPVAGISRIEIVEGGASTLYGSSAIGGVINIITQRPSSPAASAFGQAGFEGRVDQGIDASGGDARSIAYAFDARSTHARDEFDYPAFGSLPAGTRSNSDADLQDESVALTHDAGSVSTRLHLSDDAQSIGIPGDLSFQSTPLARQQRIYERSDLTLEAPAGRSAWTLQLFADGRRQHIGDPDLPFPYDALDDAVSRGFALSDSMQASASQIVTFGYDSHGDRAYFGSGVGQPSVPASDSTTAIFAADDMHAANSPFSASVGLREERPQGTKHTGVPSVGILEKLSGALTLRANYARAFRTPDLDDRYFPFAGNPALQPEYAATFDAGLSASNDGGSYSLTWFGADTNNLIVFDPITFLPINVSRASVRGLNGAVALQAADDWHVRFGYTDYPRAADLGGAPNIRLLYRPTATGSADIERDLRSGSTGLNISFTGRRYANETNTIVLPGYASVGAFIERPIGRGLGLTLRADNLTGERVQDTYGYPVLGTTFSVRLTAAQP, from the coding sequence ATGAGCCGATCGATCGCCGTCTTGCTCTGCACGCTTTTCGTCTGGTTCTGCGCCGCGCAAGCGAGCGCGTCGCCGGCGCCGTCGCCGTCACCGAGCGCATCGCCGCGGTCGAAGCCGCTCGATACCGTTGTCGTCACGGCGCAGCGGCATCCGGGGACGATCGGTGCGACGTCGCGCGAGACGTGGGTGCTCGACGCGAAGGACCTCGACAGGCTCGGCGTGAGTTCCGTCGCCGATGCGCTGCGCTTTGTCCCTGGCATCACCGTCAAAGACGCGGGGACCGCCGGCTCGCTGCAGTCGGTATTTCTACGCGGCGCTTCGTCGACCCAGACGCTCGTGCTCGTGGATGGCCGCCCGATCAACGATCCCGATACGGGCCAAGTGGATTTCTCGTCGCTGCCCGTGGCTGGAATCAGCCGCATCGAGATCGTCGAAGGCGGCGCCTCGACGCTTTACGGTTCGAGCGCGATCGGCGGCGTCATCAACATCATCACGCAGCGCCCTTCTTCGCCGGCGGCAAGCGCCTTCGGACAAGCGGGATTCGAAGGCAGAGTTGATCAGGGCATCGACGCGTCGGGCGGCGATGCGCGGTCGATCGCCTACGCGTTTGACGCGCGCAGCACGCACGCGCGCGACGAATTCGACTATCCCGCCTTCGGGTCGCTGCCGGCTGGAACGCGATCGAATTCCGACGCCGATCTGCAAGACGAATCGGTTGCGTTGACGCACGATGCCGGAAGCGTATCGACCAGGCTGCATCTGAGCGACGACGCGCAATCGATCGGCATTCCCGGCGATCTATCGTTCCAGTCCACACCGCTTGCGCGGCAGCAGCGGATCTACGAGCGCAGCGACCTCACGCTTGAGGCGCCCGCGGGCCGCAGCGCCTGGACGCTGCAGCTTTTCGCCGACGGACGGCGCCAACACATCGGCGATCCGGATCTGCCGTTCCCGTATGACGCGCTCGACGATGCGGTATCGCGAGGATTTGCGTTATCCGATTCGATGCAGGCGAGTGCAAGTCAGATCGTGACGTTCGGATATGACTCGCACGGCGATCGCGCGTATTTCGGTTCCGGCGTCGGGCAGCCGTCCGTGCCCGCGTCGGACTCCACGACAGCCATCTTCGCGGCCGATGATATGCACGCGGCGAATTCGCCGTTCTCGGCAAGCGTCGGACTGCGCGAAGAACGGCCGCAAGGGACGAAGCATACGGGCGTGCCGTCGGTGGGAATCTTGGAGAAACTTTCCGGCGCGCTGACCCTGCGCGCGAACTACGCTCGGGCGTTTCGCACGCCGGATCTGGATGACCGATACTTCCCGTTTGCGGGAAACCCCGCGCTCCAGCCCGAGTACGCGGCGACGTTCGACGCTGGGTTAAGCGCTTCGAATGACGGCGGCAGCTATAGCCTCACGTGGTTCGGCGCGGACACGAACAACCTTATCGTCTTCGACCCGATCACGTTTCTGCCGATAAACGTCAGCCGGGCAAGCGTGCGCGGTTTGAACGGCGCCGTCGCACTGCAGGCTGCCGATGATTGGCACGTCCGATTTGGATACACGGATTATCCGCGCGCGGCGGATCTCGGCGGTGCGCCCAACATCAGGCTCTTGTATCGGCCGACCGCGACCGGTTCTGCCGACATCGAACGAGATCTGCGATCGGGTTCGACAGGACTGAACATTTCGTTCACCGGCCGCCGCTATGCGAACGAGACCAACACGATCGTGCTTCCTGGATACGCGAGCGTCGGCGCATTCATCGAACGGCCGATCGGTCGGGGCCTCGGCCTTACGCTTCGCGCCGATAATCTCACGGGCGAGCGAGTGCAGGATACCTACGGATATCCGGTGCTGGGCACGACGTTCAGTGTCCGTCTGACGGCGGCGCAACCGTAA
- a CDS encoding xanthine dehydrogenase family protein molybdopterin-binding subunit: MSAPGSVIGATWPRGDGPAKATGSARYTADVPFDAALSGVVLRSPHAFARIRSIDITKARRLPGVHAIAYAGNVPSKPLDFSIKDQHLFPSDYARYLGEPVAAVAAETEAQARDAAAAIVVDYDPRTPVLTIEQARAHGAPLVHPDWRSYERRESAYLDGNVCGHNRIRRGDVDDALARSAHVVTSEFSFSAGLPGYIEPRCAVALAGADGALTVWCGSQSPYGNRDELAAFFELDPSKVRFINQYVGGAFGGKILMAPEWYAAALALQCDRPVRVAWSRHEDCMHAFPRAGGSAAFTSGADADGRLLAMRASFVFDTGAYIGYGSGCALIATMLASAPYRIPALDLEGTIVYTNKHIAGPVRAPGGPQANFAKEMHLDELAQAVGVDPLAFRLMNVWQDGDLSPAGQRLTSVSVRETLEKTAAAIGWGGSADSNHGRGIAAGWWFSACGTSQARVLVNADGRVRVVSGNPEMGTGAAAQGLPIIAADALGIDPASIEFALADTGDETPDDGAHGSISTFSAGQAVAMAAADARDQLLAHAESMLEARREDLELRDGRVVNSEVPSVGASFAELARAAGGSIQGQGASSGLPDPEIDESLLQGHAFAAWPAPSFIATAAEVEVDPETGGVHVLHIATAQDVGFAFNPAGVKGQIEGGAVQAMGWALCEELKYEDGALLNPDLKHYLLPTALDAPRITAIIVERPSDAGPRGMKGAGEPPVTTPAAAIGNAIRAACGTVPHTAPMTPERIWRAIQDR, from the coding sequence ATGAGCGCGCCCGGATCCGTCATCGGCGCGACATGGCCGCGCGGCGACGGACCCGCAAAGGCGACCGGATCGGCGCGCTACACGGCGGATGTGCCGTTCGACGCAGCGCTCAGCGGTGTCGTGTTGCGCTCGCCGCATGCGTTCGCGCGGATTCGCAGCATTGACATAACCAAAGCGCGCCGGCTTCCGGGAGTGCACGCGATCGCATACGCCGGCAACGTGCCTTCGAAGCCGCTCGATTTCAGCATAAAGGACCAACATCTATTTCCGTCGGACTACGCGCGCTATCTCGGCGAGCCGGTCGCGGCAGTCGCTGCCGAAACCGAAGCGCAGGCACGCGATGCCGCTGCGGCGATCGTCGTGGACTACGATCCGCGCACGCCGGTGCTGACGATCGAACAGGCGCGGGCTCATGGCGCGCCGCTCGTGCACCCGGATTGGCGGTCGTACGAGCGCCGCGAGAGCGCGTACTTGGACGGCAACGTCTGCGGCCACAACCGCATCCGGCGCGGCGACGTCGATGATGCTCTCGCCCGCTCGGCCCACGTGGTGACGTCGGAGTTCTCGTTCTCGGCAGGTCTGCCAGGCTATATCGAACCGCGCTGCGCGGTAGCGCTGGCCGGCGCAGACGGCGCGCTGACGGTCTGGTGCGGGTCGCAGTCACCGTATGGAAATCGCGATGAGCTGGCAGCGTTCTTCGAACTCGATCCGTCAAAAGTCCGCTTCATCAATCAATATGTCGGCGGCGCGTTCGGCGGCAAGATCCTCATGGCACCTGAGTGGTACGCGGCGGCGCTCGCGTTGCAGTGCGATCGTCCGGTGCGGGTCGCGTGGTCGCGTCACGAGGATTGCATGCATGCGTTTCCTCGCGCGGGCGGATCTGCTGCGTTCACGTCGGGAGCCGACGCCGACGGCAGATTGCTCGCGATGCGCGCGTCATTCGTCTTCGATACGGGAGCGTACATCGGCTACGGCTCCGGCTGTGCGCTGATCGCGACCATGTTGGCGTCTGCGCCGTATCGCATCCCAGCGTTGGATTTGGAAGGCACGATCGTCTACACGAACAAGCACATCGCCGGACCGGTGCGCGCGCCCGGCGGTCCCCAAGCCAACTTCGCAAAGGAAATGCATCTGGACGAACTCGCGCAGGCCGTTGGAGTCGACCCGCTCGCATTTCGGCTCATGAATGTCTGGCAAGACGGCGACCTCAGTCCTGCCGGTCAGCGGCTCACATCGGTCAGCGTCCGTGAAACGCTCGAAAAAACCGCCGCCGCGATCGGCTGGGGCGGATCCGCGGACTCGAATCACGGCCGAGGCATCGCCGCCGGCTGGTGGTTTTCGGCGTGCGGCACCTCGCAGGCGCGCGTGCTCGTCAATGCGGATGGCCGCGTGCGAGTCGTTTCCGGAAATCCCGAAATGGGCACGGGCGCAGCGGCGCAGGGGCTGCCGATCATCGCGGCCGATGCGCTCGGGATCGACCCGGCCAGCATCGAGTTCGCGCTCGCCGATACCGGCGATGAAACGCCGGATGACGGCGCTCACGGAAGCATTTCCACGTTCTCCGCAGGCCAAGCGGTCGCGATGGCCGCCGCGGACGCGCGCGACCAGCTGCTCGCGCATGCTGAGTCCATGCTCGAAGCGCGCCGCGAAGATCTCGAACTCCGCGACGGTCGAGTGGTCAATTCGGAAGTGCCGTCGGTCGGCGCGTCCTTCGCTGAATTGGCTCGCGCAGCCGGCGGGTCGATCCAAGGCCAGGGCGCGAGCAGCGGTCTTCCCGATCCGGAGATCGATGAGTCGCTCTTGCAGGGTCATGCGTTTGCAGCGTGGCCGGCGCCGTCGTTCATCGCGACGGCTGCGGAGGTCGAAGTGGACCCGGAAACGGGCGGCGTCCACGTGCTGCATATCGCGACCGCGCAAGACGTGGGTTTTGCGTTCAATCCGGCCGGCGTGAAGGGCCAGATCGAAGGCGGAGCCGTCCAGGCGATGGGTTGGGCGCTCTGCGAGGAATTGAAGTACGAGGATGGCGCTCTGCTCAATCCTGACCTCAAGCACTATCTTCTGCCAACCGCGCTCGACGCGCCGCGCATCACTGCGATCATCGTCGAGCGGCCTTCCGACGCGGGGCCGCGCGGCATGAAAGGCGCCGGTGAACCCCCGGTGACGACGCCGGCGGCGGCGATCGGCAACGCGATACGTGCAGCGTGCGGCACGGTGCCGCACACCGCGCCGATGACGCCTGAACGGATCTGGCGCGCCATCCAAGACCGCTAA
- a CDS encoding PD-(D/E)XK nuclease family protein produces MALFSAAEIQFVDTPSLALAAAEGDDSTSMIARVFLTARAWLGDEERVEPFDVAADESVVVLMRLIEAAISIDDEVVTRFLASADVGLDIAHVRAARRLRSGESLPAALGQALDAFPGVSQREIAARAATALRMIGSAAQDENATLESLLRAGMRACSPARIPGPLADETARALCAAAEGADAIWRSAARRVALRDRARNLLDALLRPAAPSAPWPIASPSFMSAEAAPPQTDGRPTIGSVESASPWVWPVAEIDRPVVAPPMTFSASRLNAFVKCNRRWFYEYLCDAVADEGSIQATYGRVLHEALEALHQRESEFSEDRAPATLEALLYEIDAAFFKSRRAFATPWEHAVSRLQARRIAPHYVDWLVAQAKTSPATIVALEAVHRLRAGGHEFVGYIDRIDQPVGGGPVTIYDYKTGRIASSAAEYLADVRSGDESQLPLYYFMCRATGSEVGRVALVSVRDPESGVRVLALDIVDDQALAAAPAAGAAVCSTADLDAALSAILARCDLLTQRGLEHFAPGDDPPCGYCAYAAACRERPLPQERIFAR; encoded by the coding sequence GTGGCGCTATTCAGTGCCGCGGAGATCCAGTTTGTTGATACGCCCTCGCTCGCGCTCGCGGCCGCAGAAGGCGATGATTCGACGAGCATGATCGCGCGCGTCTTTTTGACAGCCCGCGCGTGGCTCGGTGATGAGGAGCGCGTCGAGCCCTTCGACGTCGCTGCGGACGAATCGGTTGTCGTGCTCATGCGCCTCATCGAGGCAGCGATTTCTATCGATGATGAAGTCGTCACCAGGTTCTTGGCCTCGGCAGACGTCGGCCTCGATATCGCGCATGTCCGAGCCGCGCGTCGCTTGCGCAGCGGCGAATCACTCCCCGCGGCGCTCGGTCAGGCGCTGGACGCCTTCCCCGGGGTTTCGCAGCGAGAGATCGCGGCGCGAGCCGCGACTGCGCTGCGCATGATCGGGAGTGCGGCTCAAGACGAAAACGCGACGCTGGAATCTTTGCTTCGCGCTGGGATGCGCGCGTGCAGCCCGGCTCGCATCCCCGGTCCATTGGCCGACGAGACAGCGCGTGCGCTCTGCGCTGCGGCCGAAGGCGCGGATGCGATATGGCGCAGCGCAGCGCGGCGGGTAGCGTTGCGCGATCGCGCGCGCAACCTACTCGATGCCTTGCTCCGGCCGGCAGCGCCATCGGCTCCGTGGCCGATCGCGTCACCGAGCTTTATGAGCGCTGAGGCGGCGCCGCCGCAAACGGACGGCCGTCCGACGATTGGGTCGGTCGAATCCGCGAGTCCATGGGTTTGGCCGGTCGCGGAAATAGATCGTCCGGTCGTGGCGCCGCCGATGACTTTTTCCGCGTCACGACTGAACGCGTTTGTGAAGTGCAACAGGCGCTGGTTCTACGAATACCTCTGCGACGCCGTGGCAGACGAAGGATCGATTCAGGCGACGTACGGCCGCGTGCTGCACGAAGCGCTCGAAGCGCTTCATCAGCGCGAGTCCGAGTTCTCGGAAGACCGTGCGCCGGCGACGTTGGAGGCGCTGCTCTACGAGATCGATGCGGCGTTCTTCAAGTCGCGCCGCGCATTCGCGACCCCTTGGGAGCACGCCGTATCCCGACTGCAGGCGCGCCGGATCGCGCCGCACTACGTCGACTGGCTCGTCGCGCAAGCGAAGACGTCGCCCGCGACGATCGTGGCGCTCGAAGCCGTCCATCGCTTGCGCGCAGGCGGCCACGAGTTCGTCGGATATATCGACCGCATCGACCAGCCCGTCGGCGGCGGACCGGTGACGATCTACGACTACAAGACGGGAAGGATCGCGTCGAGCGCGGCCGAGTATCTCGCCGACGTGCGCAGCGGCGACGAATCGCAGTTGCCGCTCTACTATTTCATGTGTCGAGCGACTGGGTCCGAGGTGGGCAGGGTGGCGCTGGTCTCCGTGCGAGATCCCGAATCGGGCGTTCGCGTGTTAGCGCTGGATATCGTCGACGATCAGGCCCTTGCGGCTGCGCCGGCCGCGGGAGCTGCTGTCTGCTCCACCGCCGACCTCGATGCTGCCTTATCGGCCATCCTCGCGCGCTGCGACCTCCTGACCCAACGCGGACTCGAACACTTCGCCCCCGGAGACGATCCGCCGTGCGGCTACTGCGCGTACGCGGCCGCCTGCCGCGAGCGGCCGCTGCCGCAGGAGCGGATCTTTGCGCGCTAG